CCCTCGATTTACCAGTTCTCTGGATAAAAGATAGGTATATGAAGAAATACCTCCTAAATGGGGTGGAAAATGGCCAACCATACATATCTTCATTATGTTCACCTTAAATTAAGTTATATCATTGTAAAAATTATAAATTTATTTAATTATAATTTAAAAGCAGTTACTGTTTATTTAAAATTCTGCCGTTCATTGTAACGATAATTATGTCAAAATCTATGTTATATTTTTCCTGACATTTCTCTTTTATAGATTTACCTATGAGTTCAAAAACAGAGAAGGTCATGTTTTCTTTATCAAGAATAGTTATCATGTCTTCTGTAGTCTTAGATTTAAAAATAGATCCTATTAACTTTTTGTCTGCACCTAAAAGTCCGCAGTATGCTGCTATTATTTCTCTTCTTCCATCTGCAACACTATTTTTAGTGTTAAAAATACCTGCAGCGATTTTAATGAGTTTACCTGCGTGTCCAAATAATATAATTTTGCTGATGCCTTTTTCTTCAGCTTTGTCTAACATGTAACCTACAAAATTGCTCATCTGGACTATTTTGTCTTTAGGGGCATCTAAAATTTTAACTGCAAGGCGTTCTCCAATGTTACCTGGCACGAAGATAAGATCTTCATATCCTTCAGCCACTGCAACATCAATCTGGCAGGCTAAAGATTCTTTATAAGCTTTAGAAGACATAGGCCTTGCGATACCAGTAGTTCCAAGAATTGAAATACCGTCGGTTATACCGAGACGAGAATTCATGGTTTTTTTTGCAATTTCTTCTCCTTTTGGGACAAATACTGTAACTTCTGCTCCCTTTCCTTTAGGGAGCACCTTTTGGAGATTAGTTTTTATCATCTGTCTTGGAACAGGATTTATAGCATGTTCTCCAACTGGGATCTGTAAACCTGGTTTGGTTACTTTACCAACACCTTCCCCGCCTTTAATTTTTATTTCATTGTTTTCAGTTATTTTCACGTCAGCACATATTTTAAGGTTTGTGGTGACATCGGGGTCATTATAGGGCATTTTAACTACACATGCCCTTCCAGAATTAGAATTAATTTTCCTTGAACAATTTATGTCAATTTTAAGTATTCCAAAAGGAGTTTCAATATCTATCTGTGATATAATATTTCTATTTATAGTTAAAAGTGCTGCAACTGCTGCTGCTGCTGCAGCGCTCCCTGTTGTAATCCCGTAAGGGGAATTTTCATTGTTTTTCATTAATTCCCCTGTATCTTTGGACTTATTAATGAGATGTGCACTGTGGATTTCCATTTTTCTAAAGTTATGATTGTAATTCTTCTTTAATAGCTTTTTCTAGCTCATCTTTTTCAGGAGCTCCTACAAATTTCACAGTACCGTTTATAGCAACGGCTGGAACTGCCATTAAGCCATATTCTATTGCTTTTTCACGATTCTGCATTATATCAATTTTTTCAACTTCTATATCGTCTTGCATTTCTTTTTTTACTGCGTCAACAACTTCTATGGCCATAGGACAGTATGGGCATGAAGGAGATGTAAATACTTCTACTTTAACAGCCATTATTTAACCTCCATTATATAAGATTTTTATTTTAACATTATTCAATTTATTCAATATTTTTAGCATTTCTATTTTAATAAAATATCTATTTGGTTTTTTTAAGATTTAAATTTAACCCGCAAGTTACTGCAGATAAAAACATGTTGAAGTGTATCTTTTAAGTGATAGTCTAAGTTTTTCTAAACTAGTTAAGTTTAGGGGCGCAGTAAAGTCATTCAACACATTATTGGTTTATTTTTTTCTCATTTATCCTTAATTTCTGTTTTTGCATTATATTTTTACCATACGAATTAGATTTAAAATGGGATTGTCATGAAATTATGATTTTAAAAGGGTAATGTCTATTTTATTTAAATATTAGGAGTTATAAAAGTACATATCATAATCTTCTTATTTAGTTATGAATAATGATAACACCTAAAGGTGATATATTGAAAACAATTGTTAAATCGCCAGGTTCTGCAACAGTTATAAATGCTATAGCCACTGGTTGTGGTTCTGCATTTGGTATTAGACGTTATGTAACTGCAGAAGTGGAATTAAAATCATCAAATATAATATGTAAGTCAGATAAAGATGTAGACACAAGTTTAATGGAGCTATGTGTTAAAAGCGTTCTCCATAAATTTGATATTGATACTGGAGTTAGAGTTAAAACATATTCTGATCTTCCAGTTGCATCTGGACTTTCAAGCAGCAGTGCAACTTCAAATGCAGTTACTTGGGCCACTGTTTCAGCTTTATCAAAGGAATATGGTTCTGATTATCATATGTCGGATATAGACGTATTAAATTTAGCTATAGATGCCTCGTTAGAGGCGGGTGTTACTATTACAGGTGCATTTGACGATGCAAGTGCTTCCTTTTTTGGAGGATTAACTGTAACCGACAACATGAATCGAAAAATTTTGAAAAAGCAAGACATGGAAGAGCAAAATATATTAATATATATGCCAGATAAAAAATCACTTACTGCACAATCTGATATTTTGAAGATGAAACTTCTCTCACCTTATGTCAAGCTTGCATTTGACCAGGCTTTAAAAGGTGATATATATAAAGCTCTAACTTTAAATGGACTTTTATATTGTGCAGCTCTTGAATTTAATCCTAATATTGCCCTTGATGCATTAAGTGCAGGTGCAATTGCGGCCGGATTATCCGGTACGGGGCCTTCGTTTGTAGCTGTAACTGATGATGACGCTTTAGATAATGTTTTAGACTCATGGAGCTCTTATGAAGGCAACATTATACATACTGAAGTTGATAATGAAGGCACGAAGGAAATTCTGAGTTAATAAGTCTCCTTTTTTAAACAAATTAAGGTGAAAAAGTGGATAGAGCAGAAGCTTTAAAAGTTCTTCAAGAATCTAGAGTCGCAATCGATAAAATAGATGAAGAACTAATATATTTAATAGAAAAAAGAACATCTCTTGCCAAGGATATTGTCAGTGCAAAAATGGCTCTTGGTATGGATATAGAAGATAAGAAAAGAGAAGATTTTATTCAAGATAAAATTAAAAAGATCTCCAAACAGAAAGAAATAGATGGAGACTTCATCAATAAAATAATGAAAATTTTGATGGAATTAAGCAAAAAAGAACAAGAAAAAATACTTAGGAGGAATACTAATGGGTAACATAAGAACATCATTCGTAAAAAGAACTGCAAAAGAATTAGTAGAAACATATGAGGGTAAATTTACCACAGATTTTGATGAAAATAAAAAATTAGTAGAAGAATTTTCTACTGTAAGTACAAAACATCTTAGAAATAAAATTGCAGGATATGTAACTAGACTAGTAAAACAAGGACCTCAATAGATCTTATAGATATCAATAGATTTCAGGTGTGACAGTTAATGGGAATTATAGTGGCCAAGTTCGGAGGAACATCCGTTGGTAATGGTGAACGGATTAAAAAAGCAGCGCAATCAGTTGTAAATGAATACATGAAGGGTAAAAAGATGGTAGTTGTGGTATCTGCAATAAATAAAACGACAGATGAGTTTTTAAAAATTGTAGATACTGCTATGGGAAAATCTATAACAGACAAACAGCTTGCTGAAGTTGTTTCAATGGGAGAAATGACCAGTGTTAGAATATTTTCATCAACTATCGAATCTTTAGGTGTTAAATCCGAATATGTAGATCCATATGCAGATGCTTGGCCCGTAATTACTGATAACAATTTTTTAAGTGCAAAAATTAACTTTGAAGTAACAGAAGAAAAATCAAGCAAGATTAAAGAGATGGTAGATGAGGGAATAATTCCTGTAGTCTGCGGATACCTTGGAAAAAATGAATCAGGGAATATCACAACTTTAGGGCGAGGAGGAAGTGACATAACAGCATTCTTACTGGGGCACTGCCTCAAAGCTGAGGAAGTTATTATTGTAACTGATGTTGATGGAGTAATGTCTACAGATCCAAACAAACTTCTCTCTGCTAAAAAGCTTGATAAAATTTCTGTTGAAGAAATGAGGGACCTTGCTACTCATGGAGCACAGGTATTACATCCTCATGCTTTGAAATACAAAGATCCAAAAATAGATGCTAAAATAATTGGATATGAGAAAGGAGATTTATCTACTCCCGGGACTGAAATAATGGGTCCATCTAATAATGAATTAATTAAATGTGCGACCATAAACAGCGAACCTATATCTGTTATCGCTGTTGTTGGGGAAGAGATTTTAACAAAATCTGGAATTTTGTCAAAAATCACAGATACTCTTGCAAAACATAAAATTAACATCTATGGAATTTCTACAGGTCAAAATTCCATAACTGTATTCGTTAATAAATCTGATTCAGACCGTGCTCATGAAGTTCTCCATGAGGTTGTTGTAACAACTGATGATTTAAGTTCTCTTTCTCTGGGAAGAGAAATTGCAATGATAACTGTTGCAAGTCAGGATTTTATAGACACTCCTGGAGTAATAGCAGAAATAACTGAACCTTTACAAAAAAGTAAAATAAATATTGTTGAGATTTCTTCAAGTCAGACTTCTGTTGTTCTTTTTGTGGATTGGGATGATGGTAATAAGGCTTATGAACTTGTAAAAGGTGTCTTAAAATGAAATTTGAAGGTACGACCGTGGCTATGGTGACTCCATACACGAAAAACGATGAGATAGATGAAGAAGGGATTCGTGAAAACATAAATTATTTGATA
This genomic window from Methanobacterium veterum contains:
- the cbiD gene encoding cobalt-precorrin-5B (C(1))-methyltransferase CbiD, with product MKNNENSPYGITTGSAAAAAAVAALLTINRNIISQIDIETPFGILKIDINCSRKINSNSGRACVVKMPYNDPDVTTNLKICADVKITENNEIKIKGGEGVGKVTKPGLQIPVGEHAINPVPRQMIKTNLQKVLPKGKGAEVTVFVPKGEEIAKKTMNSRLGITDGISILGTTGIARPMSSKAYKESLACQIDVAVAEGYEDLIFVPGNIGERLAVKILDAPKDKIVQMSNFVGYMLDKAEEKGISKIILFGHAGKLIKIAAGIFNTKNSVADGRREIIAAYCGLLGADKKLIGSIFKSKTTEDMITILDKENMTFSVFELIGKSIKEKCQEKYNIDFDIIIVTMNGRILNKQ
- a CDS encoding MJ0307 family thioredoxin, yielding MAVKVEVFTSPSCPYCPMAIEVVDAVKKEMQDDIEVEKIDIMQNREKAIEYGLMAVPAVAINGTVKFVGAPEKDELEKAIKEELQS
- a CDS encoding shikimate kinase, with the translated sequence MKTIVKSPGSATVINAIATGCGSAFGIRRYVTAEVELKSSNIICKSDKDVDTSLMELCVKSVLHKFDIDTGVRVKTYSDLPVASGLSSSSATSNAVTWATVSALSKEYGSDYHMSDIDVLNLAIDASLEAGVTITGAFDDASASFFGGLTVTDNMNRKILKKQDMEEQNILIYMPDKKSLTAQSDILKMKLLSPYVKLAFDQALKGDIYKALTLNGLLYCAALEFNPNIALDALSAGAIAAGLSGTGPSFVAVTDDDALDNVLDSWSSYEGNIIHTEVDNEGTKEILS
- a CDS encoding chorismate mutase — protein: MDRAEALKVLQESRVAIDKIDEELIYLIEKRTSLAKDIVSAKMALGMDIEDKKREDFIQDKIKKISKQKEIDGDFINKIMKILMELSKKEQEKILRRNTNG
- a CDS encoding 30S ribosomal protein S17e, whose product is MGNIRTSFVKRTAKELVETYEGKFTTDFDENKKLVEEFSTVSTKHLRNKIAGYVTRLVKQGPQ
- a CDS encoding aspartate kinase, whose translation is MGIIVAKFGGTSVGNGERIKKAAQSVVNEYMKGKKMVVVVSAINKTTDEFLKIVDTAMGKSITDKQLAEVVSMGEMTSVRIFSSTIESLGVKSEYVDPYADAWPVITDNNFLSAKINFEVTEEKSSKIKEMVDEGIIPVVCGYLGKNESGNITTLGRGGSDITAFLLGHCLKAEEVIIVTDVDGVMSTDPNKLLSAKKLDKISVEEMRDLATHGAQVLHPHALKYKDPKIDAKIIGYEKGDLSTPGTEIMGPSNNELIKCATINSEPISVIAVVGEEILTKSGILSKITDTLAKHKINIYGISTGQNSITVFVNKSDSDRAHEVLHEVVVTTDDLSSLSLGREIAMITVASQDFIDTPGVIAEITEPLQKSKINIVEISSSQTSVVLFVDWDDGNKAYELVKGVLK